One window from the genome of Alphaproteobacteria bacterium encodes:
- the folE gene encoding GTP cyclohydrolase I FolE, producing MKIKNKISKNIDRSQKSFRSKMKPSRDEAIEAVRTLLQWAGDNPEREGLRGTPDRVVRSFEEFFSGYTVDPTQLLQRTFEEIEGYDEMVVLRGIRFESHCEHHMAPIIGHAHIAYMPNKRVVGISKLARVLEVYSKRLQIQEKMTNQIAQTINNVLKPKGVAVVIDATHHCMTTRGVHKPGVSMVTSTMLGSFRKDSATRREFLAMIGTPIASFSHS from the coding sequence ATGAAAATAAAAAATAAAATTTCTAAAAACATAGATCGCTCCCAAAAATCTTTTCGATCGAAAATGAAACCTTCTCGTGATGAAGCAATAGAGGCTGTGCGCACCCTTTTACAGTGGGCAGGGGATAATCCAGAACGTGAAGGACTACGTGGTACGCCGGACAGAGTTGTACGTTCTTTTGAAGAGTTTTTTTCTGGCTACACGGTTGACCCAACACAATTATTGCAAAGAACCTTTGAAGAAATTGAAGGATATGATGAAATGGTTGTGTTACGTGGAATACGTTTTGAATCCCATTGTGAACATCATATGGCACCTATTATAGGGCACGCCCATATTGCCTATATGCCTAATAAAAGAGTGGTGGGTATCAGTAAATTGGCCCGAGTTTTAGAGGTTTATAGTAAACGTTTACAGATCCAAGAAAAAATGACCAATCAAATTGCCCAGACAATTAATAATGTTCTAAAGCCAAAAGGTGTTGCCGTGGTTATTGATGCAACCCATCATTGTATGACAACAAGGGGTGTTCATAAACCAGGGGTAAGTATGGTGACCAGTACGATGCTTGGGTCATTTCGTAAAGATTCGGCCACCAGACGAGAATTTTTGGCCATGATCGGTACACCAATTGCGAGCTTTTCTCATTCCTAA